ATAATCAATTGGACGAAAAAACATGAACATAGAATTCCAAGACAAAATGGATGAGCTACATGATAACAAATCAACAAAATTGAGGAGCAATACCTATTACATCACATGTGCTGCGAGGCATCACAACTCCAGTGTTAGGCCTAACACAATACTTCTTAGGATTTGTGGTCTTAACCTAACAATTCACCAATTTCACAGCCCTCAGCattcaaatcaaatcaataatatataaaactaaATGAATCTGACTCATAAAAATAGTACCTTGAAAGCGACATAATCATCGGTCTTATTCGAAAGTTGCAGAGAACACGAGATCTGCTTCCTCAATTCAACTTTTCGgaaacaaaaacacaaacaaataaaaaacaacagaaaataaaaacatagatCTACCTCAAAATGTTTGGGAGAAGCTTACAAGGGAACTGAAGTTCTTGAGGTTCGATAGTGAGGAGCTCTCCAGTGCTCATTCCGACTCGATCGTGAGAGAAACGCCGGATACGGTGAAAAAAAGAGGGATTCCGGCAGAGAGAAGTGACTTAACGGCGGCGGAGAATCTGGTTTTTCCCGGCGAGGAGATGGATCTAGAGATGAATAGAGTTGTAGGTTCgaatttagagagagaaaaaaaaaatagaccgCTGAAAAGGCAACAACGTGAGAGACTAGTGTAGGACAGTGTCGTCTGTCTCTCTGCTCAGCGTTGAGACTGCGGCTTCTCTACGATACTTGTTCATACAGTTCCTTCGGTTCCACTAAGAGGCATCTTCCCAATTCATAGTGTTAGCCTTATCTTGTCAAAGTCTTCAAATCCTGTTTCTCAACAAACTCCTCCACCTTATTCATccttaaattctttaatgaaaaaataaaaataaaaataaaataactaaaaataatttaaattttttttctcaaatagaTCGTTTTTAACCTGAAAAATATACGATGATATAAATTCAAATACAtgattttcattgattttttattctttcaagtCAAACCTAATTAACTTAAGTGGTATTTATTAtttgactgaatagaaaaaaatcaaatattttaatttcttaaaaatataaaatattatatctaagtcatattaaataatatatttgtaaattttgaatctttattaaatgaaattaaaagaaaaaaaaaatatgaacttatatcgaatttaaatttaaaattataattaacaaACTTTATAGATAATGGTTGaacttataattaaaaaaattaatataaaattaaattataaaaaactctattaatttacatataaaattattctatatttaatacaaattttataatatcagTACCATCCTTTAAAAACTATAactttatctttaaattttaattaaaattaaaaccaaaaaccGTAATTGAGCAGAACGAATTCAGATCTGAACTGGATTGATTCTACCTAAACTTGGTTGCAGTTTGACAAGAGCCATAATCTACCAGAAGTTGAGTAAACAGCTGACAATCCTTTAGGTTTAGAATGAGAGTATATTGGAAGATTAGTTGGTGATTTAACCTCTGAACAATCTGGACAATATGTGGGAGAAACTGGAAACCCATGGGACCAATATCACTGGCGTGTGATTCTAATGGCAAGAAGAGATGCATGTGAAGAGAACATAAACAAGCAAGGTCTGAAATCAGGATATGTAAAGTTGATAGAATAATCAGATGCTTGCATCACTTGTCGTGTAACTTTGAATTTAGGCCATTGATGGTGTACGATGAAATTTAGGCGGttgaataaaagataaaagatataaatatacGACACCCTGGATCAAACAAATGAAATCAAGATATAAAGTACGAAGACTTCATCTATAATACATCGAAAACAAATGGGATCAAGATATAAAAGTATTAAGATTTCATCTATggtaaatcaaatatgatatcATCTCATCGAAAAAGTTTACTTTGGTATTATGGTAGGACACTAATTTAGTGtaactttttcttttgacaTTGTGTACTATCAACGTTTGATAGGTGATAATGAGACCTTTTCTtaacatattttgttaattggTTGTAGATATGGCCTACCAAACAACAGGGGTTCACGGAATTTTCAGCTAGAAGTGCAAGAATGAGGCATGACAGTAGGGTGAAATAATATGCACTAGAGTTGTCAATGGTGAACCTGTTCATGCGCTTTTTAGGATCCCGTCTTAAAAGTCTATACTTTCTTTTCTTGCTGTCAATTTTGTACGATTCCCAACACCAAAAGACctattaaaatcatatttggaGAAAGGCTTCCCAGGTAAGCAAATAGACATTAAAGTATGTAAAAgcaatgaaattgaaattagcTAAAAGATGAGTCCTCTTCACTTGACTAGGATTCTCATCACACAAATCCTTAGCCTAAAGGTGATGGTTAGGCAATTATGGCAGAAATTATCTTGAAATCTTCCATTCCGTTAGATCTGGGTGCAACCTAATTGACATTGGTTTTCTTGTTCCATCCATAAACGTCATGTTTCAAGTATCAAAATAGTAACACGCATAGTCTCTACAATCCAGCACATTGAGGCTTTTGCCAAGATATGACTGGCTGAAAATATAATCTGAATCCAATCATCAGACTAATGAACCATTACTGCAACACATAACTTGCTTATGATATACATCTCTGTACTCAACAAAGTAGATGTCCAACACAAATAGCTATAGACATAGTGAAGAACAAGGTGACTCACCTAGGCAATTTCCACAGACATGGTTCAGTTGTATCCTCATAGGTCTGTATTTAAAACCACAACCCTTCATTCAAATTTTACCAAGGGTAGATTCGATTAACCATCAGCCAAAGTAGAGGACTTTTGTGGCCAAGCTCCAGCAGTGAAACCAGCAAACCAAGCAACCCTCATGAGCTGCATACCAAGTATCAACACCCACCAACACACCAGCCCCCTGACAGTATGCATCATCCATGCAGGTGCACTGAGCTCTGCTCCAAGCTTCAATCCTCTCATTAGCTGCAAAACTCGATAAGCCTCATATACAACTGGGGTCACCAGCCATACCGGTGATTGCCAATGCCATGTCAGCATCTCCGTCAAAATCTGCACGGACAGAAGAAGGAGGTAGGGACCCAATAGAACTGCAAATGGAATGAAAGGCAGCTGGGGTTGGAAGAAACCATTCTGGGAACCAAAGAACACTATCAGGGGAACCACAAAACCAGTTATAGTTGCAACCATGTTCCAAAACTGGTAACTAAAAGGAGCCTTGCTGTTCAGGGGTTGTGCTAGGTTTTTTGGCCGGGCACAAGCATCTGCCATGAGGAGAAAAAGGGTGGCACCAAGATTAAAGATGCAGTCAAGTCCTATCAAGGAAAGCAGGCTGGCTATATTGGGGCCAAGGAATATGGAAGATATGGGTAGCCACAAAGTGGGTACCATGCCTGTAGCAAGGAGAAGAGAAGGGCCCAGAAGCCACATCGGCCATTTAAGGAACTGAAACTGCCCAGATGACTGATTGTTTGTATGAATAAGCTCTTCTGTGTTGGTAACAGGTGCTTCAGCAGTGTCATCAGAATTTAGAGTTTCAAATATGTTGGAAGTTCCCCTCAAGAAGTCACTACCCTTTTCATCTGTGGGAGAATATGTGACTGGTGAAGGTTCCCATGGAGTCAGCTTTGTACAACAAACAGGAGGATGTT
The sequence above is drawn from the Vitis riparia cultivar Riparia Gloire de Montpellier isolate 1030 chromosome 15, EGFV_Vit.rip_1.0, whole genome shotgun sequence genome and encodes:
- the LOC117931524 gene encoding uncharacterized protein LOC117931524 encodes the protein MASLAQAPSTMASVTVPKVHHRGMKLFQPSISLHRFTFPHICIKHPPVCCTKLTPWEPSPVTYSPTDEKGSDFLRGTSNIFETLNSDDTAEAPVTNTEELIHTNNQSSGQFQFLKWPMWLLGPSLLLATGMVPTLWLPISSIFLGPNIASLLSLIGLDCIFNLGATLFLLMADACARPKNLAQPLNSKAPFSYQFWNMVATITGFVVPLIVFFGSQNGFFQPQLPFIPFAVLLGPYLLLLSVQILTEMLTWHWQSPVWLVTPVVYEAYRVLQLMRGLKLGAELSAPAWMMHTVRGLVCWWVLILGMQLMRVAWFAGFTAGAWPQKSSTLADG